A single Anopheles maculipalpis chromosome 3RL, idAnoMacuDA_375_x, whole genome shotgun sequence DNA region contains:
- the LOC126561032 gene encoding uncharacterized protein LOC126561032: MNKIISLFVVIAIVAFARAKPQPKPDILAYNVAGVPVVAAAPAVASYATVYEQTFHGNLAPAAYVAYSAYDPYVSAVPVPLGASILLKK; this comes from the exons ATGAACAAGATT ATCAGCCTGTTTGTAGTGATTGCCATCGTCGCTTTTGCCCGTGCCAAGCCACAACCGAAACCGGACATTCTCGCGTACAATGTGGCCGGTGTTCCGGTCGTGGCTGCTGCTCCAGCCGTCGCTAGCTACGCGACCGTCTACGAGCAAACGTTCCACGGTAATCTGGCGCCTGCCGCTTACGTTGCCTACTCCGCTTACGATCCATACGTGTCTGCCGTGCCGGTGCCTCTCGGTGCTTCCATTCTGTTGAAGAAGTAA